The Pristiophorus japonicus isolate sPriJap1 unplaced genomic scaffold, sPriJap1.hap1 HAP1_SCAFFOLD_1056, whole genome shotgun sequence genome has a segment encoding these proteins:
- the LOC139241369 gene encoding zinc finger protein with KRAB and SCAN domains 7-like — MEKPWEYGDYGKRFNDPSELEVHLGTNTGERPFTCSECWKRFTQSSHLLTHQRVHTGERPFTCSECGKAFTQSSHLLIHQRSHTGERPFTCSECGKGFTTSSTLLRHQRVHTGERPFICSKCGKAFTTSRILLRHQRAHTGERPFTCSECGKGFTRSFTLLRHQLVHNGERPLTCSDCGKGFTQSSDLVAHQQVHSGERPFTCSVCGKGFTQSSNLLIHQRVHTGERPFTCSVCGKGFTQSANLLTHQRVHTGERPFTCSVCGKGFTRLSHLLTHQRVHTGERPFTCSECGKGFTALSNLLTHQRVHTGERPFTCSECGKGFTALSNLLIHQRVHTGE, encoded by the coding sequence atggagaaaccatgggaatatggggactatGGGAAGAGATTCAATGACCCATCTGAGCTGGAAGTTCATCTGGGCactaacactggggagaggccattcacctgctctgagtgttggaagagattcactcagtcatcccacctgctgacacaccagcgagttcacaccggggagaggccattcacctgctccgagtgtgggaaggcattcactcagtcatcccacctgctgatacaccagcgatctcacactggggagaggccattcacttgctctgagtgtgggaagggattcacgacctcatccaccctgctgaggcaccagcgagttcacactggggagaggccgttcatctgctccaagTGCGGGAAGGCATTCACTACTTCACgcatcctgctgagacaccagcgagctcacactggggagaggccattcacctgctctgagtgtgggaagggattcacgcggtCATTcaccctgctgaggcaccagctagTTCACAATGGAGAGAGGCCGCTCacttgctctgactgtgggaagggattcactcagtcatccgatctggttgcacaccagcaagttcacagtggggagaggccgttcacctgctccgtgtgtgggaagggattcactcagtcatccaacctgctgatacaccagcgagttcacactggagagaggccattcacctgctccgtgtgtgggaagggattcactcagtcagccaacctgctgacacaccagcgagttcacactggggagaggccattcacctgctccgtgtgtgggaagggattcactcggttatcccacctgctgacacaccagcgagttcacactggagagaggccattcacttgttctgagtgtgggaagggattcactgcattatccaacctgctgacacaccagcgagttcacactggagagaggccattcacttgctctgagtgtgggaagggattcactgcattatccaacctgctgatacaccagcgagttcacactggggagtga